In Cicer arietinum cultivar CDC Frontier isolate Library 1 chromosome 7, Cicar.CDCFrontier_v2.0, whole genome shotgun sequence, a single window of DNA contains:
- the LOC101492715 gene encoding exportin-2, with amino-acid sequence MEWNPQTLQFLSECFLHTLSPAPEPRRRAESSLSEASDRPNFGLAVLRLVAEPSIDEQIRQAAAVNFKNHLRLRWSSEDNPILEPEKEQIKTLIVPLMLSTTAKIQSQLSEALAIIGNHDFPKSWPSLLPELVSNLQKSSQASDYASINGILGTANSIFKKFRFQFKTNDLLLDLKYCLDNFTAPLLEIFLKTASLIDTAAAAVPPPPAANLRPLFESQKLCCRIFYSLNFQELPEFFEDHMREWMTEFRKYLTTSYPSLEGSGPDGLALVDELRAEVCENINLYMEKNEEEFQGFLNDFALAVWTLLGNVSQSTSRDQLAITAIKFLTTVSTSVHHALFAGDGIIPQICQGIVIPNVRLREDDEELFEMNHIEYIRRDMEGSDLDTRRRIACELLKGIATHYGDAVRSIVSAQIQSLLSSFAANPTANWKDKDCAIYLVVSLSTKKAGTSYVSTDLVDVQSFFESVIVPELQSSDVNGYPMLKAGALKFFTMFRSQISKHVALKFLPDLVRFLAAESNVVHSYAASCIEKLLLVKDEGGAPRYSSADINPIFAMLMNNLFSALKLPESEENQYVMKCIMRVLGVADISLDVARICIEGLGSLLSEVCKNPKNPIFNHYLFESVAILVKRACERDPSLVSVFESSLFPRLEIILTNDVAEFFPYTFQLLALLVELNRPPIPPIYMQIFEILLSPDSWKKASNVPALVRLLQAFLQKAPNEISQGDRLTKVLGIFDTLIQSSSTSEQGFYVLNTVIESLEYDVIKPYISHIWAAIFRELQKRRTVKLLKSLLIFISLFLIKHGSSSVIETMNTVQPDIFSAILTQFWIPNLKLITGDIELKLASVASTRLICESPLLLDPAASVSWGKMVDSIVTLLSRAEQDRVEDEADMPDITENVGYAATYVRLYNAGKKEEDPLKDIRDPREFFVASLSRLCTHSPGRYPQVITENVDPVNQAALLQLCNTYNLTLV; translated from the coding sequence ATGGAGTGGAACCCTCAGACTCTCCAATTCCTCTCCGAATGCTTCCTCCACACTCTCTCTCCGGCACCTGAGCCTCGCCGCCGCGCCGAATCCTCTTTATCCGAAGCTTCCGACCGTCCCAACTTCGGCCTCGCCGTTCTCCGCCTTGTCGCTGAACCATCCATCGATGAACAGATCCGTCAAGCCGCCGCCGTCAACTTCAAAAACCACCTCCGTCTCCGATGGTCTTCCGAAGACAATCCGATCCTCGAACCCGAGAAGGAACAGATCAAAACCCTAATCGTACCTCTCATGCTCTCCACAACTGCCAAAATCCAATCTCAGCTTAGCGAAGCCCTAGCTATTATCGGTAACCACGATTTCCCCAAATCATGGCCTTCACTCCTCCCTGAACTTGTCTCTAATCTTCAGAAATCATCTCAGGCTTCCGATTACGCTTCAATTAACGGTATTCTCGGTACTgctaattcaatttttaagaaatttcGTTTTCAGTTCAAAACCAATGATCTCTTGCTTGATTTGAAGTATTGTCTTGATAATTTTACTGCTCCTTTGCTTGAAATTTTCCTCAAGACTGCTTCATTGATTGACACGGCTGCCGCTGCGGTACCACCGCCGCCTGCTGCTAACCTGCGACCGCTTTTTGAGTCGCAGAAATTATGCTGTAGGATATTTTATTCGCTGAATTTTCAAGAGCTTCCTGAGTTCTTTGAGGATCATATGAGGGAATGGATGACTGAGTTCAGAAAGTATCTTACTACTAGTTATCCTTCTCTTGAGGGTAGTGGACCTGATGGTCTTGCTCTTGTGGATGAACTTAGGGCTGAAGTTTGTGAGAATATTAATCTTTATATGGAAAAGAATGAGGAGGAGTTTCAGggtttcttgaatgattttgcACTTGCTGTGTGGACTTTGTTGGGGAATGTGTCGCAGTCGACTAGTCGTGATCAACTTGCTATCACggctatcaagtttttgaccACAGTTAGCACCAGTGTTCACCATGCTTTATTTGCTGGTGATGGAATTATACCACAGATTTGCCAGGGTATCGTGATCCCAAATGTGAGGTTGAGGGAAGACGATGAAGAGCTGTTTGAGATGAATCATATTGAGTATATTAGGCGGGATATGGAAGGTAGTGATCTTGATACGCGGAGGAGGATTGCTTGTGAGCTGCTTAAGGGAATTGCCACACATTATGGAGATGCTGTAAGAAGCATTGTTTCTGCGCAAATACAGAGTTTGTTAAGTTCTTTTGCTGCAAACCCAACAGCTAATTGGAAGGACAAGGATTGTGCTATATACTTGGTAGTTTCTCTTTCAACAAAGAAGGCCGGAACTAGTTATGTCTCCACAGATCTTGTCGATGTTCAAAGCTTTTTTGAATCTGTTATTGTCCCTGAGCTGCAAAGTTCGGATGTGAATGGGTATCCAATGCTTAAGGCAGGTGCACTCAAATTCTTTACTATGTTCCGGTCTCAAATATCGAAACATGTAGCATTGAAGTTTTTACCAGATTTGGTTCGTTTCCTTGCGGCGGAGTCCAATGTTGTTCATTCTTATGCTGCAAGCTGTATTGAGAAGCTCTTATTGGTAAAGGATGAGGGAGGTGCTCCACGTTATAGTTCGGCAGATATCAATCCAATTTTCGCAATGCTGATGAACAATCTTTTTAGTGCCTTGAAGCTCCCAGAGTCTGAAGAGAATCAGTATGTAATGAAATGTATTATGAGAGTTCTTGGAGTTGCAGATATATCACTTGATGTTGCTCGGATTTGCATTGAGGGGTTGGGATCACTTCTTTCTGAAGTTTgcaaaaatccaaaaaatccCATCTTCAATCATTATCTCTTTGAGTCAGTAGCCATTCTTGTGAAGCGGGCTTGTGAGAGGGACCCATCTCTTGTGTCTGTTTTTGAATCAAGCCTTTTTCCTAGGCTTGAAATAATATTGACCAATGATGTAGCTGAGTTTTTCCCGTATACATTTCAGTTGCTTGCTCTTCTTGTTGAGTTAAACAGACCACCCATCCCACCAATCTACATGCAGATATTTGAGATTCTTTTGTCGCCTGATTCTTGGAAGAAAGCCTCAAATGTTCCTGCCCTTGTGCGTCTACTCCAGGCCTTCCTTCAAAAGGCACCAAATGAGATCAGCCAAGGGGATAGACTGACCAAAGTACTTGGCATATTCGACACATTAATCCAATCTTCAAGCACTTCTGAACAAGGATTTTATGTGCTTAACACTGTCATCGAAAGTCTTGAGTATGATGTTATTAAGCCTTATATTTCTCATATTTGGGCTGCTATTTTTAGAGAGCTCCAGAAAAGGAGGACAGTAAAGCTCCTCAAGTCACTTTTGATATTTATTTCACTCTTTCTGATTAAACATGGTTCTTCAAGTGTCATAGAGACTATGAACACTGTCCAGCCAGATATATTTAGTGCTATTTTAACCCAGTTCTGGATTCCTAATCTTAAGTTGATTACTGGAGATATAGAGCTCAAATTGGCTTCAGTTGCTTCAACCAGACTCATTTGTGAGTCTCCACTCCTTTTGGATCCTGCAGCTTCTGTGTCCTGGGGTAAAATGGTGGACAGTATTGTGACACTTCTTTCCCGAGCAGAACAAGATAGAGTTGAGGACGAAGCTGACATGCCAGATATTACAGAAAATGTGGGTTATGCTGCCACCTATGTCCGGCTTTACAATGCtggaaagaaagaagaagatcCACTTAAAGATATAAGAGATCCCCGGGAATTTTTTGTTGCTTCATTGTCCCGACTTTGTACACATTCTCCTGGGAGGTACCCGCAGGTCATCACTGAAAATGTTGATCCCGTGAATCAGGCAGCATTGCTTCAACTTTGCAACACTTACAACCTCACATTAGTTTGA